From the Bdellovibrio reynosensis genome, one window contains:
- the cueR gene encoding Cu(I)-responsive transcriptional regulator: MSIGDAAKISGVSDKLIRHYESIGIIPKAQRSESGYRIYSENDVHILSFVKRSRTLGFSMKEIKKLVSLWRNKNRASGEVKALATKHIEEMEQKIKELEEMVKTLKHLARHCHGDGRPDCPILDDLAGH, translated from the coding sequence ATGAGTATCGGCGATGCCGCCAAAATTTCTGGAGTCAGCGACAAATTGATTCGACATTATGAATCCATAGGCATCATACCTAAAGCGCAAAGAAGTGAATCAGGTTATAGAATTTATTCTGAAAACGATGTTCATATCCTATCATTCGTAAAAAGATCACGAACCCTCGGATTTTCTATGAAGGAAATAAAGAAGCTGGTTAGTCTATGGCGCAATAAAAACCGCGCCAGTGGAGAAGTAAAAGCTCTGGCTACGAAGCATATCGAAGAAATGGAACAGAAAATTAAAGAGCTTGAGGAAATGGTTAAGACCCTCAAGCATTTAGCGCGTCACTGTCACGGTGATGGCCGCCCCGACTGTCCAATTTTAGATGATTTAGCGGGACACTAG
- a CDS encoding multicopper oxidase domain-containing protein has protein sequence MESKNLKLFSLIAAFTAFLLLSTVHAKTVRYELVIENKKVNITGKEVDFSLTVNGGIPAPTLEFTEGDDAEITVHNKLSDEEVSLHWHGILLPPEEDGVAYVNTPPIFPGKSHTFKFRLRQSGTYWYHSHTMVQEQKGVYGGLIIHPKKPTVKADKEAVLVLSDWSDEDADQIIKNLRKDGDYYLYKKNSIRSIVGAAKAGELKTYFKNEWDRMGGMDLSDVGYDAFLINGKKNLQLIEAHPGETIRLRIINAAASSYFYVSLAGLPMKVISADGLDIAPIHTNEILMGMAETYDVLFTVPEHKNYELRATVQDVTGYASAWIGMGEKVHAKDKPLPDLYAPMDHSAHSGHGEHGKVDHPAHGEHANHNDHSNHGTHQNHQTAKTEEYHAHHGHAAHAAAPKVQSADVETLTVDEFKSPAPTTLPKGKVVDLKLVLGGDMERYVWHINGKAIHEDRNIIINENDVVRFTFVNDTMMHHPMHLHGHFFRVLNKHGEYSPLKHTVDVPPMGTRTIEFYANEPGQWMLHCHNLYHMKTGMARVVKYMTYKPSPKMAVWDKQDPHLHDHWYQAGSLQAATNIVEAKYRLTQTWNELTFKAEARKDEEWDGSGDLFYHRWFNNYLNLIVGASAVHHDYRAELGVGYLLPMLLESKLLVDSKGKLRIDLEKRFQWTSTLFTEAEYIWRQDEELGNEYSVNLMYGKNWHWAAGLRYTGESIGVGFQYQF, from the coding sequence ATGGAATCTAAGAATTTAAAACTGTTTTCACTTATTGCAGCGTTCACAGCTTTCTTGTTATTAAGCACTGTTCACGCAAAAACTGTTCGCTATGAGCTGGTTATTGAAAATAAAAAAGTAAATATCACTGGCAAGGAAGTGGACTTTTCTTTGACGGTGAACGGCGGTATTCCCGCGCCGACTTTAGAATTCACGGAAGGTGACGATGCTGAAATCACGGTTCACAATAAACTTTCTGACGAAGAAGTGTCCTTGCATTGGCATGGTATCTTGCTTCCGCCTGAAGAAGACGGTGTTGCTTATGTAAATACTCCGCCCATCTTTCCGGGTAAGTCCCATACCTTTAAATTTCGCTTAAGACAAAGTGGTACGTATTGGTATCACTCCCACACCATGGTGCAGGAACAAAAGGGTGTCTATGGTGGTCTAATCATTCACCCGAAAAAGCCAACGGTTAAGGCTGATAAAGAGGCCGTTTTAGTTTTAAGTGATTGGTCCGATGAAGATGCGGATCAGATTATTAAGAATTTGCGCAAAGACGGTGACTATTATCTTTATAAGAAAAATTCCATTCGTTCTATCGTCGGTGCTGCAAAAGCCGGCGAGCTGAAAACTTATTTTAAAAATGAGTGGGACCGCATGGGTGGCATGGACTTATCGGATGTAGGTTATGATGCCTTTCTTATTAATGGTAAAAAGAATCTGCAATTAATTGAAGCGCACCCGGGTGAAACCATTCGCCTGCGTATCATTAATGCAGCGGCTTCCAGCTATTTCTATGTTTCGCTAGCGGGTTTACCGATGAAAGTTATTTCAGCGGACGGGTTGGATATTGCGCCCATTCATACGAATGAAATTTTGATGGGCATGGCAGAAACCTATGACGTTCTTTTCACCGTACCTGAACATAAGAATTATGAATTGCGTGCGACAGTTCAAGACGTGACTGGGTATGCTTCTGCTTGGATTGGAATGGGAGAAAAAGTACATGCTAAAGACAAACCACTCCCGGACCTATATGCCCCCATGGATCATAGTGCGCATAGTGGGCACGGTGAGCATGGTAAGGTAGATCACCCAGCTCATGGTGAACATGCAAATCACAATGATCATTCAAACCATGGAACGCATCAAAATCATCAAACCGCAAAAACTGAGGAGTATCACGCTCATCATGGTCATGCGGCCCATGCTGCTGCTCCTAAAGTACAAAGTGCTGATGTCGAAACTTTGACAGTGGATGAGTTTAAATCTCCTGCGCCCACCACGCTACCAAAAGGAAAAGTTGTAGATTTAAAACTAGTACTTGGTGGCGACATGGAACGCTATGTTTGGCACATCAATGGGAAAGCCATACACGAAGATAGAAACATCATTATTAACGAAAATGATGTGGTTCGCTTTACCTTCGTGAATGATACGATGATGCATCATCCGATGCATCTGCATGGTCATTTCTTCCGCGTCTTAAACAAACACGGCGAATACTCACCACTAAAACACACGGTCGATGTTCCGCCAATGGGAACTCGTACTATCGAATTCTATGCAAATGAACCCGGTCAATGGATGCTTCATTGCCATAACTTGTACCATATGAAAACCGGTATGGCGCGAGTGGTGAAGTATATGACCTATAAGCCAAGCCCTAAGATGGCGGTTTGGGATAAGCAAGATCCTCACTTGCATGATCACTGGTATCAAGCAGGAAGCTTGCAAGCGGCGACTAATATTGTTGAAGCAAAGTATCGCCTTACCCAAACTTGGAATGAACTTACATTCAAAGCGGAAGCCCGCAAAGATGAAGAGTGGGACGGTTCAGGTGATCTATTCTATCATCGCTGGTTCAATAACTATCTAAACCTAATCGTAGGTGCTTCGGCAGTTCACCACGATTATCGTGCGGAATTGGGTGTTGGTTATTTATTGCCTATGCTTCTTGAATCCAAATTATTGGTGGACTCAAAAGGCAAGCTAAGAATTGACCTAGAAAAACGCTTCCAATGGACCAGCACTCTATTCACCGAGGCTGAATATATCTGGCGCCAGGATGAAGAGTTAGGAAATGAATATTCTGTGAATCTGATGTATGGCAAGAACTGGCATTGGGCAGCGGGACTTCGTTATACCGGTGAAAGTATTGGGGTCGGATTCCAATACCAGTTCTAG
- a CDS encoding heavy metal translocating P-type ATPase has protein sequence MNTNEHNHHNHGSQEHSKELHLEIEGMNCASCVNKVQKALKSVDGVEDVAVNLATEKAKVTFKGHGPGHKDLSEAVKKAGYSVKFKNEDRHTENHMHHGEVPGEDKQKSLRRQGLKVLIAFGLVAPLVLPMILQPFGISFHWSPFVQFILAAPIQFWLGARFYGTGLKAIKNFSGNMDLLVALGTSAAFGLSLYIWLFSGSEHVAEKLYFEAAAVIVTLVLFGKYLEAKAKLQTSEAIRALQSIRPETARIKTAEEEKEIPINAVKVGDVVIVRPGEKIPTDGTVLHGNSEVDESLLTGESLPVAKTPDSKVIGGSINSFGVLHVKTTAIGAESTLERIVRLVENAQAAKAPVERLVDKVSAVFVPVVMLLALITILAWGLSTGNWEQAIINGVAVLVIACPCALGLATPAAIIVGTGVAAKVGILIKDAEALEIAHSVTKIAFDKTGTLTEGKPQVSNFVSVEGSDSAVFAQLASVQSGSEHPLAKVTLAWAKNHGIKYEPAQNIKAIPGKGLEGVVNGENIIVGTFKLMAERNIDLGSLQQRFEQRMNEGETVSFIANTSSGKILGMISFSDQPKAESKESIAKLHELNIKTMMVTGDNEGSALKVAKALGIDEVKAQVLPGEKAQVVESLKVQGERVAMVGDGVNDAPALAAAHVGIAMATGTDVAMHTAGITLMRGNPLLIADAIEISRRTYSKIKQNLFWAFIYNIIGIPLAAAGYLSPVLAGAAMAFSSVSVISNALLLRRWKPASQKRVEK, from the coding sequence ATGAATACAAACGAACATAACCACCACAATCACGGAAGCCAGGAACACTCTAAGGAACTTCATTTAGAAATCGAAGGAATGAACTGTGCCTCTTGTGTTAATAAAGTTCAAAAGGCGCTAAAATCTGTCGACGGCGTAGAAGACGTTGCTGTCAATCTTGCCACTGAAAAAGCTAAAGTCACTTTTAAAGGGCATGGACCTGGGCATAAAGATCTGTCTGAGGCCGTTAAAAAAGCGGGCTATTCAGTAAAGTTTAAAAATGAAGATCGTCATACAGAAAATCACATGCACCATGGCGAAGTGCCAGGTGAAGACAAACAAAAAAGTTTGCGCCGTCAGGGACTAAAAGTTCTTATTGCTTTTGGCCTAGTGGCGCCCTTGGTTTTGCCTATGATTTTGCAACCCTTCGGAATTTCGTTTCATTGGTCACCGTTTGTTCAATTTATATTGGCAGCACCAATTCAATTTTGGTTAGGCGCAAGATTTTACGGAACGGGCCTAAAAGCTATTAAGAATTTTTCCGGCAACATGGATTTGTTAGTTGCTTTGGGAACTTCTGCAGCGTTTGGTCTAAGTCTTTATATATGGTTGTTCTCAGGAAGCGAACACGTCGCGGAAAAACTTTATTTTGAAGCTGCGGCGGTCATCGTCACTTTAGTCCTTTTCGGGAAATATTTAGAAGCTAAAGCAAAACTGCAAACTTCTGAAGCCATTCGTGCCCTACAATCGATTCGGCCGGAAACGGCGCGAATTAAAACGGCTGAAGAAGAAAAAGAAATACCAATTAACGCAGTTAAAGTGGGCGATGTCGTCATCGTCCGGCCTGGGGAAAAAATCCCCACAGATGGAACAGTCCTTCACGGAAACAGTGAAGTCGATGAGTCATTGTTAACAGGTGAAAGTCTGCCTGTTGCTAAAACACCTGACAGTAAAGTTATTGGTGGGTCTATAAACTCCTTTGGGGTGTTGCATGTTAAAACCACGGCCATTGGCGCAGAAAGTACTTTGGAAAGAATCGTTCGTTTGGTTGAAAATGCCCAAGCCGCAAAAGCCCCGGTAGAGCGACTTGTTGATAAAGTAAGCGCTGTCTTTGTGCCGGTAGTGATGCTTTTAGCTTTAATTACTATTCTTGCTTGGGGACTCTCTACGGGGAATTGGGAGCAAGCCATTATTAATGGTGTTGCTGTCCTAGTAATAGCATGTCCGTGTGCTTTGGGGCTTGCAACTCCCGCCGCCATTATTGTGGGTACGGGCGTGGCCGCTAAGGTGGGTATCTTAATCAAGGATGCGGAGGCTTTAGAGATTGCTCACTCAGTAACTAAAATTGCTTTTGATAAAACGGGTACGTTGACTGAAGGAAAGCCTCAAGTCAGCAATTTCGTTAGTGTTGAGGGTAGTGACAGTGCCGTGTTTGCTCAGTTAGCAAGTGTGCAATCAGGAAGTGAACATCCTTTGGCTAAAGTGACTTTAGCTTGGGCGAAAAATCATGGAATAAAATATGAACCTGCGCAAAACATCAAAGCAATTCCAGGCAAAGGTTTAGAAGGTGTCGTGAATGGTGAAAACATCATTGTAGGAACTTTCAAATTAATGGCAGAACGAAATATTGATTTAGGTTCGTTACAGCAGCGTTTTGAACAGCGAATGAATGAAGGCGAAACTGTATCGTTTATCGCCAATACCAGCAGCGGAAAAATTTTAGGTATGATTTCTTTCAGCGATCAACCTAAAGCTGAAAGTAAAGAAAGTATCGCGAAGCTTCATGAGCTTAACATCAAAACCATGATGGTAACCGGAGATAACGAAGGAAGTGCTTTAAAAGTAGCAAAAGCTCTTGGTATTGATGAAGTTAAAGCCCAAGTCTTGCCTGGTGAAAAAGCCCAGGTGGTGGAAAGTTTAAAAGTCCAAGGCGAAAGAGTGGCTATGGTGGGGGACGGTGTTAATGATGCTCCGGCGCTTGCTGCGGCCCATGTTGGAATCGCCATGGCTACTGGAACTGACGTAGCCATGCACACTGCGGGAATTACTTTGATGCGAGGTAATCCATTACTGATTGCTGATGCCATCGAGATTTCACGAAGAACCTATAGCAAAATTAAACAGAACTTATTCTGGGCCTTTATTTATAATATTATTGGAATTCCATTGGCGGCGGCCGGATATTTAAGTCCAGTGCTTGCGGGTGCAGCCATGGCCTTTAGCAGCGTGAGTGTTATCTCAAATGCATTATTATTGCGTCGATGGAAACCAGCCAGTCAGAAAAGGGTGGAAAAATAA